A region from the Nonlabens sp. YIK11 genome encodes:
- the odhB gene encoding 2-oxoglutarate dehydrogenase complex dihydrolipoyllysine-residue succinyltransferase, with product MALEMKVPSPGESITEVEIAEWLVADGDWVEKDQAIAEVDSDKATLELPAEASGIITLKAEEGDAVAVGAVVCLIDTEAENPNAGGSSDKKSDADSNEEDAKKAPSSMGKGDEGGGKAPEKEIAKKDDKTADKKNSEKAPQPNQAKDTYASGTPSPAARKVLDEKGIDANSVSGSGRDGRITKDDAVKAEGKASMGTPGNGSRGESRSKLSMLRRKVAERLVSAKNETAMLTTFNEADMHAIFALRTEYKDAFKAKHGVSLGFMSFFTKAVVRALDMYPAVNSMIDGKEMVSYDFKDISIAVSGPKGLMVPVIRNAENLSFRGVEQEVKRLALRARDGEITVDEMTGGTFTITNGGVFGSMMSTPIINPPQSAILGMHNIIERPVVIGGDIVARPMMYLAVSYDHRIIDGKESVGFLVAIKEALENPIELLMDNDVKKALEL from the coding sequence ATGGCTCTAGAAATGAAAGTGCCCTCACCGGGCGAGTCGATTACAGAAGTAGAAATAGCAGAATGGCTGGTTGCCGATGGTGACTGGGTTGAAAAAGATCAAGCCATTGCAGAGGTAGATAGCGACAAGGCCACACTGGAATTACCAGCAGAGGCCAGCGGTATCATCACTCTCAAAGCTGAAGAAGGAGACGCTGTTGCCGTAGGTGCTGTCGTCTGCCTTATCGATACTGAAGCAGAAAACCCTAACGCTGGCGGCTCATCAGACAAAAAGTCTGACGCAGATAGCAATGAAGAAGATGCTAAAAAAGCACCATCGTCCATGGGTAAAGGTGATGAAGGTGGCGGCAAGGCTCCAGAAAAGGAGATCGCCAAAAAAGACGACAAAACTGCGGACAAAAAGAATTCTGAAAAGGCACCACAGCCTAATCAGGCCAAAGATACTTATGCGAGCGGTACACCTAGTCCTGCTGCAAGAAAGGTACTTGATGAGAAAGGAATTGATGCCAATTCTGTGAGTGGTTCTGGTCGTGATGGCCGCATCACTAAAGACGATGCCGTAAAAGCAGAAGGAAAAGCATCCATGGGAACTCCAGGAAATGGATCACGTGGCGAGTCACGTTCCAAGCTTTCTATGTTACGTAGAAAAGTCGCAGAACGTCTGGTAAGTGCCAAGAATGAGACAGCAATGCTCACCACTTTTAACGAGGCAGACATGCACGCGATTTTTGCATTGCGTACAGAATATAAAGACGCCTTCAAAGCTAAGCATGGCGTTTCTCTAGGGTTTATGTCCTTCTTCACAAAAGCAGTGGTAAGAGCATTAGACATGTATCCAGCAGTTAATTCTATGATCGACGGTAAGGAAATGGTGTCTTATGACTTTAAGGACATTTCCATTGCTGTATCAGGACCTAAAGGATTGATGGTACCAGTAATTAGAAATGCAGAGAATCTATCTTTTAGAGGTGTAGAACAAGAAGTAAAACGCCTTGCACTACGAGCTCGTGACGGTGAGATCACCGTGGACGAAATGACTGGTGGTACGTTTACCATCACAAATGGTGGAGTTTTTGGTAGTATGATGAGTACACCTATTATCAATCCGCCACAAAGTGCGATCCTAGGTATGCATAACATCATCGAGCGACCAGTGGTTATTGGTGGTGATATTGTTGCAAGACCTATGATGTACTTAGCCGTTTCTTACGACCACAGAATCATCGACGGTAAGGAATCTGTCGGCTTCTTGGTAGCCATCAAAGAAGCACTAGAAAACCCAATCGAGCTGTTGATGGATAATGATGTTAAGAAGGCTTTGGAGCTGTAA
- a CDS encoding SMP-30/gluconolactonase/LRE family protein produces MRYLLFILPVLFFSCKNDNQSEKQPETPQSENEVKTDQAELAYQYKAQLGEGALWDAATQRLYWIDIFGKELHVFDPVTNTDKTYDTGSVVGTVVSVNDEKVMVALVEGIFSIDLTTGAVELFSDTTDTEVPGRFNDGKVDPNGNFWVGSMPWDQEARTGKLYKIDGEGNATVMLTGIGISNGIVWTKDKSTMYYIDTKLNNVRAFDYDVATSTISNERVVVEVPEELGNPDGMAIDENDQLWIGLWDGGIVAHYDPKSGELLSKIEVPAHNVTSCAFGGENLDELYITTATQDMTDEEIEKYPLAGSVFVVKPGVQGVKTAVFGKSN; encoded by the coding sequence ATGAGATACCTATTATTCATCTTGCCAGTATTATTTTTCTCTTGCAAAAATGATAATCAGTCTGAAAAGCAACCAGAAACGCCACAATCAGAAAACGAAGTAAAAACCGATCAAGCCGAATTGGCTTATCAATACAAAGCTCAACTAGGTGAAGGCGCCTTATGGGATGCAGCAACGCAGAGGCTTTATTGGATCGATATTTTTGGAAAGGAACTGCATGTTTTTGATCCAGTAACGAATACAGACAAAACCTATGATACAGGATCGGTGGTAGGAACGGTAGTTTCCGTAAATGATGAGAAAGTGATGGTCGCTTTGGTAGAGGGAATTTTTTCCATTGACTTGACTACTGGAGCTGTTGAGTTGTTTTCAGACACCACAGACACGGAAGTTCCGGGTCGATTTAATGACGGCAAAGTAGATCCTAATGGGAATTTCTGGGTAGGATCTATGCCGTGGGATCAAGAAGCTAGAACGGGTAAGCTGTACAAAATTGATGGTGAAGGAAACGCAACCGTGATGCTCACCGGTATAGGTATATCTAACGGTATTGTATGGACAAAGGATAAATCGACCATGTATTATATAGACACCAAGCTCAATAACGTGCGAGCTTTTGATTATGATGTCGCTACCAGTACCATAAGTAACGAGCGTGTCGTTGTTGAAGTTCCGGAAGAATTGGGAAATCCAGACGGTATGGCGATTGATGAAAATGACCAGCTCTGGATTGGATTATGGGACGGCGGTATCGTTGCCCACTATGACCCTAAAAGCGGCGAACTTTTATCTAAAATTGAAGTTCCAGCACATAATGTGACTTCTTGCGCTTTTGGCGGTGAGAATCTGGACGAGCTTTACATCACAACCGCAACCCAAGATATGACAGATGAAGAGATTGAAAAATATCCTCTGGCAGGTTCTGTTTTTGTAGTGAAACCTGGTGTACAAGGAGTAAAAACTGCTGTTTTCGGCAAAAGCAATTAA
- the fabD gene encoding ACP S-malonyltransferase, which translates to MKAYVFPGQGAQFTGMGKDLYDHFEVARDLFHKANEILGFDISKIMFEGTAEELKETKVTQPAVFLHSVILAKVLGDDFAPDMVAGHSLGELSALTAVGALSFEDGLRIVSERALAMQDACEMQASTMAAILGLQDDIIERVCSDTRGVVVAANYNCPGQLVISGEIPAVEAACEKLKEKGAKRALVLPVGGAFHSPLMEPARERLAKAIDATEFEKPKCPVYQNVTNLATTATDDIVTNLIYQLTAPVKWTQSIQEMIKDGATEFIEVGPGKALQGMIGKIDRNIPVSQASIADRI; encoded by the coding sequence ATGAAAGCATACGTATTTCCAGGTCAAGGAGCCCAGTTTACGGGAATGGGAAAAGACTTATATGACCACTTTGAGGTGGCTCGTGATCTATTTCATAAAGCCAATGAGATTTTGGGTTTTGATATTTCTAAAATCATGTTTGAAGGCACTGCCGAAGAGCTTAAAGAAACCAAGGTGACGCAACCTGCGGTTTTTTTACATTCGGTTATTCTTGCCAAAGTACTGGGTGATGATTTTGCTCCAGATATGGTCGCAGGTCACAGTCTAGGCGAACTAAGTGCTTTGACTGCCGTTGGAGCATTAAGTTTTGAAGATGGATTACGCATTGTAAGCGAGCGCGCTCTTGCCATGCAAGATGCCTGTGAGATGCAGGCCAGTACCATGGCTGCCATTTTAGGTTTACAGGACGACATTATCGAACGTGTCTGTAGTGATACTCGTGGAGTTGTGGTTGCGGCCAATTATAATTGTCCAGGCCAGTTGGTGATTTCTGGAGAAATTCCTGCCGTTGAGGCGGCTTGCGAAAAACTCAAGGAAAAAGGCGCCAAGAGAGCATTGGTCTTACCTGTTGGTGGTGCGTTTCATTCTCCATTAATGGAACCAGCCAGAGAACGCCTTGCTAAGGCTATTGACGCAACAGAATTTGAGAAACCTAAATGTCCCGTCTATCAGAATGTGACGAATCTAGCTACCACAGCAACAGACGATATAGTAACTAATTTAATCTACCAGCTAACAGCTCCCGTAAAATGGACGCAGTCTATTCAAGAAATGATCAAAGATGGTGCTACCGAATTTATCGAGGTTGGTCCAGGAAAGGCATTACAAGGTATGATTGGAAAAATAGATCGGAACATTCCAGTGAGTCAAGCTTCTATTGCAGATAGGATTTAG
- a CDS encoding dihydrofolate reductase, translating into MLGSKKRERTAIDPDQKEMIENARLRIKQKRRLFTHFVVFLIGSVGLIIASQVLIQEEIPQFLGIDWWIWVIMVWFLLLAYHAFNVFITKRILGPEWEKRQYERLVQKQVDKIQKLQSKVDKNHPLPEVKLDNPMAPLPKSKTITMIAAAGENNELGKNGEMVWHLPDDFKRFKALTTGHHIIMGRKTFDSFDKPLPNRTHIVITRDKNYTSDHAIIVHDMDTALAAVGNDANPFIIGGGEIYSLGMSYANKIELTRVHGTFDADAYFPRIDKSKWKLVNSTSHGTDERHKYSFDYETWELR; encoded by the coding sequence ATGTTAGGTAGTAAGAAAAGAGAACGTACGGCAATCGATCCCGATCAAAAAGAGATGATTGAGAATGCGAGATTGCGCATCAAGCAAAAACGTAGATTATTCACGCATTTTGTGGTTTTCCTGATAGGATCAGTAGGTTTGATCATTGCGAGCCAGGTGTTGATCCAGGAAGAAATACCGCAGTTTTTGGGTATTGACTGGTGGATCTGGGTCATCATGGTCTGGTTTCTACTTCTTGCCTATCACGCCTTTAATGTTTTCATTACTAAAAGAATTCTTGGTCCAGAATGGGAAAAGCGACAGTACGAGAGACTGGTTCAAAAGCAAGTGGACAAGATCCAAAAGCTCCAATCCAAGGTGGACAAAAATCACCCGTTGCCAGAGGTGAAACTGGATAATCCCATGGCTCCACTTCCCAAAAGCAAAACAATCACCATGATCGCAGCCGCTGGAGAAAATAATGAGCTAGGTAAAAATGGCGAGATGGTATGGCATTTACCAGATGATTTCAAGAGATTCAAGGCTTTGACCACAGGTCACCATATCATCATGGGTCGCAAAACCTTTGACAGCTTTGACAAGCCATTACCCAATCGTACTCATATCGTGATTACACGTGATAAAAATTATACCAGTGATCATGCCATCATCGTTCACGATATGGACACGGCACTAGCTGCTGTAGGTAATGACGCTAATCCTTTTATTATAGGTGGCGGCGAGATCTACTCGCTAGGTATGTCATATGCCAATAAAATTGAGCTCACAAGAGTACACGGAACCTTTGATGCTGATGCCTATTTTCCACGCATCGACAAATCCAAATGGAAACTGGTAAACAGCACTTCTCACGGCACGGATGAGCGCCACAAGTATTCTTTTGATTATGAGACTTGGGAGCTTCGTTAG
- a CDS encoding aminotransferase class V-fold PLP-dependent enzyme: protein MYNLRTHYPALQDYTYLNTAAHGLISTVVSDYKASLNHELLHHPAHFAERRTPFMNEVRNSLSSYLDAHYHLTALVPNFSLAFNALLEGIPASKKFLLVKGDYPSVNWPVEARKFQCCYADLNTTLEENIWQACEQHQPDFLALSVVQYISGIRISLKFLKDLKVQFPDLIIIADGTQFIGVEEFRFRESGIDILAASCYKWLNAGDGNAFITFKEDVVEQIKPKFTGFNSVQDFKNDRGSFMGHFEPGHQDMMAFGGLQKAVEFCDEYGMQHIEKQIKTLTDAAMKAFTQRNLLKPEVTARDRHSSIFNITGDEVLQERLSDQNIIVSQRGDGLRVSFSYYNTMDDLHRLLDVIDSN, encoded by the coding sequence ATGTATAATTTAAGAACGCACTATCCTGCGCTACAGGATTACACCTATCTCAACACCGCAGCCCATGGATTGATTAGTACCGTTGTGTCAGATTATAAGGCTTCTCTTAATCATGAGCTACTTCATCATCCAGCTCATTTTGCTGAGCGGCGTACGCCATTTATGAATGAAGTGCGCAACAGTCTTTCCAGCTATCTTGATGCACATTACCATCTCACGGCTCTAGTACCTAATTTTTCACTCGCGTTCAATGCATTGCTGGAAGGTATACCAGCCTCGAAGAAATTTTTACTGGTCAAAGGCGATTACCCATCCGTCAACTGGCCGGTAGAGGCTCGTAAATTTCAATGCTGTTATGCAGACCTCAATACCACTTTAGAAGAAAATATATGGCAAGCCTGTGAGCAGCACCAGCCGGATTTCTTGGCATTGTCCGTAGTCCAATATATTTCTGGTATTAGGATAAGCTTGAAGTTTTTGAAGGATTTAAAAGTCCAATTTCCAGACTTGATCATTATCGCAGATGGAACCCAATTTATAGGTGTGGAAGAATTTCGCTTTCGCGAAAGCGGAATAGACATACTCGCCGCATCCTGTTATAAATGGCTCAACGCTGGCGACGGTAATGCTTTTATCACCTTCAAAGAAGATGTGGTGGAACAGATCAAACCAAAATTCACTGGGTTCAATAGCGTGCAGGATTTCAAGAACGACCGCGGCAGTTTTATGGGGCATTTTGAGCCTGGACATCAGGACATGATGGCCTTCGGTGGTTTACAAAAAGCTGTTGAGTTTTGCGATGAATACGGTATGCAGCACATTGAAAAACAAATAAAAACCCTTACTGATGCCGCGATGAAAGCCTTTACACAACGTAATCTTTTAAAGCCTGAAGTAACGGCACGCGATCGACACTCTTCTATTTTTAATATTACCGGTGATGAGGTCCTGCAGGAACGTCTAAGTGATCAAAACATCATTGTATCACAGC